Proteins encoded in a region of the Vicia villosa cultivar HV-30 ecotype Madison, WI linkage group LG5, Vvil1.0, whole genome shotgun sequence genome:
- the LOC131602557 gene encoding putative 1-phosphatidylinositol-3-phosphate 5-kinase FAB1C: MGIPDTSFLDLIEKVRSWVSWGGGDLSCLSENFDMQNSVCKMCCECDTNLGEMMTQYKYNCKSCGRWLCDKCMRVCDLPILESDGDSGIKEAVSSCKFCSVSDRTREGQPRKCVEKVHPAVSPQESPRQSPEPNSPCLSGETERDCYFNDRESAYYAQSMLNRSLTSSGAHSSSVATLPSTFRSDEEGTEDFGKHSLSPSHTYCDNNSDVDSSSVSARHDTYNFNSVGTSPSDSPSRIDFTSSRAGLPIQKKGQEKGPIYQYDVPSGQQNMVVLSKPEPGTEDAYNTTYFSDDLSIRNRIENSQRPLDFENNEPIWYPPPPEDKDADAESNFFAYDDEDDDIGDSGVLFSSNSSLSNMFPAKEKHNEGNKEPLTSVVQGHFRALVSQLLQTEGIQVGKENDSVDWLDIVTTVAWQAANFVRPDTSKGGSMDPGNYVKVKCVASGSPNDSTLIKGIVCTKNIKHKRMTSQYKRPRLLLLGGSLEYQKVPNQLASFDTLLQQENDHLKMIISIIEALRPNVLLVEKSVASQAQEYLLAKEISLVLNVKRPLLERIARCTGALIVPSVDSLSKARLGHCELFRLDRIVEDHEAGNQSNKKPSKTLMFFEGCPRRLGCTVLLKGSCREELKKIKHVVQYAIFAAYHLSLETSFLADEGATLPKMTVKHSTDMRESAIADPDISVVSNSFSSTMCQSEADDASRAKDSIGHDIMIGDRGSVSGSPDELNFHSYRGTMGDYSVENMLSDPYYNNLTSNLTLESDYLHECSESEADTMSRDPSRVDLQETMLQEERECEVVDSTKDKINEDEFSGEYFSAAEAHQNILVYFSSHCVSKGTLCERTRLLRIKFYGSFDKPLGRYLHNSLFDQTYRCQSCKEPAEAHVLCFTHQQGNLTINVRRLPSVKLPGESDGKIWMWHRCLRCPYVDGVPPATQRVVMSKSAWGLSFGKFLELSFSNHATANRVATCGHSLQRDCLRFYGFGSMVVFFRYSPIDVLSVHLPPSVLEFGYIQEKWIRKVAGELFSKVETLYVEISNVLEQLETKVSSPGVGNELSNAQDIHNHILDLKNTLLREKMDYHTLLKSADVTAEPGNMTLDILELNRLRRSLLIGSHVWDHQLSTLDSLIKRSLSSKVKQERESFADVNNELRVDSFHKDQSFDSWLEQNNSQPSKLHESHESHRLVEPDDQLESRHGSEASACYPDGEEPNSDGEFVSNNTLSDCIPSKESNLSEQIDLAWTGTDQLVPVNSSFKRLTQPLRVHSFDSALRVQEKNKKDLPSSLHMSTRRSFHVSGDYRNMVRDPISNVFQSSFQTLPWESQRINLILSSTPSFLSSISHIAEGARLLLPQTCHGDRVIAVYDNDYSSIISYALSSKDYEDWVSGKSDLHDGNWNSSERNKEDLANSNFSAWATLDLDYINYASYGSDDAPPSSISSFIRDSKKPLHAQISFGDDSLGAGGKVNFSVTCYFAKQFDSLRKKCCPNEVDYVRSLTRCRRWSAQGGKSNAYFAKSLDERFIIKQVTKTELESFEEFAPQYFKYLMDAMNSGGPTCLAKILGIYQVTVKYPKGGKETKIDLIVMENLFYNRNITRVYDLKGSERSRYNADTTGTNKVMLDMNLLETLRTNPIFLGSKAKRKLERAVWNDTSFLASVAVMDYSLLVGVDDEKKELVLGIIDFMRQYTWDKHLETWVKASGILGGPKNASPTIVSPKQYKKRFRKAMTTYFLTLPDQWS, encoded by the exons ATGGGAATACCTGATACTTCATTTCTAGATCTAATAGAAAAGGTTAGGTCTTGGGTTTCTTGGGGAGGTGGTGATTTGTCTTGTTTATCTGAGAATTTTGATATGCAAAATAGTGTCTGCAAAATGTGTTGTGAGTGTGATACTAATTTGGGTGAGATGATGACTCAGTATAAGTATAATTGTAAGAGCTGTGGCCGTTGGTTGTGTGACAAGTGTATGAGAGTTTGTGATCTGCCCATTCTTGAATCTGATGGTGATAGTGGAATCAAGGAAGCTGTTAGTTCTTGCAAATTCTGTTCGGTTTCTGATAGGACGCGCGAGGGTCAGCCGAGGAAGTGTGTTGAGAAAGTGCATCCTGCTGTTTCTCCTCAAGAGAGTCCTAGGCAAAGTCCTGAGCCAAATTCGCCTTGTCTTAGCGGTGAAACGGAAAGAGATTGCTATTTTAATGATCGAGAGTCGGCGTATTATGCTCAATCCATGCTTAATAGGAGTTTGACCTCATCTGGTGCTCATTCTTCTTCAGTGGCCACTCTTCCATCTACCTTTAG GAGTGATGAAGAAGGGACGGAAGATTTTGGGAAGCACTCTCTCAGCCCATCTCATACATATTGTGATAACAATTCAGATGTAGATTCAAGTAGCGTTAGTGCTAGACATGACACTTACAACTTTAATTCTGTGGGGACAAGTCCTTCAGATAGCCCTTCTAGGATTGATTTTACTTCCAGTCGGGCCGGGCTTCCTATCCAGAAGAAGGGGCAGGAGAAAGGCCCCATTTATCAGTATGATGTTCCCTCTGGTCAACAAAATATGGTTGTTTTAAGTAAGCCTGAACCCGGGACTGAGGATGCATATAACACTACTTATTTTTCTGACGACTTGTCAATCCGGAATAGGATTGAGAATTCACAGAGGCCATTGGATTTTGAAAACAATGAACCAATTTGGTACCCTCCACCACCTGAAGACAAAGATGCTGATGCAGAAAGCAATTTCTTTGCATATGACGATGAGGATGATGATATTGGTGACTCTGGTGTCTTGTTCTCATCCAATAGCAGTCTATCTAATATGTTTCCTGCAAAAGAGAAACACAATGAGGGAAACAAGGAACCTTTAACATCTGTCGTACAGGGGCATTTTAGAGCTCTTGTTTCACAACTTTTACAGACAGAGGGAATTCAAGTTGGTAAGGAAAATGATTCTGTCGACTGGCTTGACATTGTTACAACTGTAGCATGGCAGGCTGCTAACTTTGTGAGACCAGACACTAGTAAAGGTGGCAGTATGGATCCCGGCAATTATGTAAAGGTCAAATGTGTAGCATCTGGAAGCCCGAATGACAG CACCCTTATCAAAGGAATTGTTTGCACAAAAAATATAAAGCACAAGCGCATGACCTCTCAATATAAAAGGCCTAGACTACTCCTCCTAGGAGGATCACTGGAATACCAGAAAGTTCCAAATCAGCTGGCTTCTTTCGATACATTGTTGCAGCAG GAAAATGATCATCTGAAGATGATTATTTCGATTATTGAGGCTCTTCGACCAAATGTTTTGCTTGTAGAAAAAAGTGTTGCTTCACAAGCCCAGGAATATTTACTGGCAAAGGAAATCTCCTTGGTGTTGAATGTTAAAAGGCCTTTGCTTGAGCGTATAGCTCGCTGCACTGGTGCTCTTATCGTTCCATCAGTGGATAGTTTATCAAAAGCACGTCTAGGGCACTGTGAATTGTTCCGGTTAGACCGGATTGTGGAAGATCACGAGGCTGGTAATCAGTCCAACAAAAAACCATCCAAAACATTAATGTTCTTTGAAGGTTGCCCGCGGCGTTTGGGATGCACG GTCTTACTGAAGGGCTCATGTCGTGAAGAACTGAAAAAAATTAAACATGTTGTGCAATATGCAATATTTGCAGCCTATCATTTATCTCTTGAAACCTCGTTCCTTGCTGATGAGGGTGCCACCCTGCCTAAAATGACAGTAAAACACTCTACAGACATGCGAGAGAGTGCAATCGCTGACCCTGACATTTCTGTAGTATctaattctttttcttctaccaTGTGCCAATCAGAGGCTGATGATGCTTCTAGAGCGAAAGACTCTATTGGTCACGATATAATGATTGGAGATCGGGGATCAGTGTCAGGGAGTCCTGATGAACTTAACTTTCATTCTTATAGAGGCACCATGGGGGATTATAGTGTTGAGAATATGCTCTCTGATCCATACTATAATAACCTAACATCTAATTTGACTTTAGAATCAGATTATTTGCATGAGTGCAGTGAATCAGAGGCAGACACTATGTCTAGAGACCCTTCGCGAGTAGATTTGCAAGAAACCATGCTTCAAGAGGAAAGAGAGTGTGAAGTTGTTGACTCCACAAAAGACAAGATTAATGAGGATGAATTTTCTGGTGAATACTTTTCTGCCGCCGAAGCCCATCAGAACATATTAGTGTATTTTTCCAGTCATTGTGTATCAAAAGGAACTTTATGTGAGCGCACTAGATTGCTGCGCATAAAGTTCTATGGCTCTTTTGATAAGCCACTTGGGAGATATCTCCATAATAGTCTATTTGATCAG ACATATCGCTGTCAGTCTTGTAAAGAACCTGCAGAAGCCCATGTCCTTTGTTTTACACACCAGCAAGGAAATCTTACTATCAATGTTAGGCGCCTCCCCTCTGTAAAGTTACCGGGGGAAAGTGATGGCAAGATTTGGATGTGGCACCGGTGTCTGAGGTGTCCATATGTGGATGGAGTTCCACCAGCAACTCAGAGAGTTGTTATGTCGAAGTCTGCTTGGGGattgtcttttggaaagttcTTGGAACTTAGCTTCTCAAACCATGCAACTGCTAATCGAGTTGCTACCTGCGGACATTCTTTGCAAAGAGACTGCCTCCGGTTTTATGG GTTTGGGAGCATGGTTGTTTTCTTCCGGTATTCCCCCATTGATGTTCTTTCTGTCCATCTACCCCCATCTGTTCTGGAATTCGGCTACATCCAAGAAAAGTGGATTAGAAAGGTGGCAGGAGAG CTTTTTAGTAAAGTGGAAACCTTGTATGTGGAGATATCAAATGTGCTCGAACAATTGGAAACAAAGGTTTCGTCTCCAGGTGTTGGAAATGAGTTGTCAAATGCCCAAGACATTCATAACCACATACTTGATCTAAAAAACACGCTTCTAAGAGAAAAAATGGATTATCAT ACTTTGCTAAAATCAGCCGATGTGACTGCTGAGCCAGGAAATATGACTTTAGACATTCTGGAACTAAATCGGCTGAGACGTTCACTTCTAATTGGTTCACATGTTTGGGATCACCAGCTATCCACACTGGACTCTCTTATTAAAAGAAGTCTTAGTTCTAAAGTTAAACAAGAAAGGGAATCATTTGCTGATGTTAATAATGAATTAAGAGTTGACTCATTTCATAAGGATCAAAGTTTTGACTCTTGGCTGGAGCAAAATAACTCTCAGCCTTCAAAATTGCACGAGTCTCATGAAAGTCATAGGCTTGTAGAGCCAGATGACCAACTTGAGTCTCGTCATGGTTCTGAAGCATCTGCATGTTATCCTGATGGGGAAGAACCAAATTCCGATGGTGAATTTGTTTCCAACAATACATTATCTGACTGTATACCATCAAAGGAATCCAATCTTTCTGAACAAATAGATTTGGCATGGACTGGAACTGATCAACTTGTCCCCGTAAACTCTTCCTTTAAAAGGTTGACACAACCACTGAGAGTTCATTCTTTTGATTCGGCATTAAGAGTTcaagaaaaaaacaagaaagacttGCCCTCATCTTTACACATGTCAACGCGTCGATCTTTTCACGTTTCTGGAGACTACAGGAATATGGTCAGAGATCCTATCTCAAATGTGTTTCAAAGTAGCTTTCAAACGTTGCCGTGGGAATCTCAGAGGATAAATCTGATTTTGAGCTCCACGCCATCATTCCTTTCCTCCATTTCCCACATTGCTGAAGGTGCTCGGTTGCTGCTTCCCCAAACATGTCACGGTGATAGAGTTATAGCTGTATATGACAATGATTACTCCAGCATAATATCCTACGCCCTTAGCTCTAAGGATTACGAAGATTGGGTTTCTGGGAAGTCAGATCTACATGATGGGAACTGGAATTCTAGCGAGAGAAACAAAGAAGATTTAGCTAATTCCAACTTTTCTGCGTGGGCCACTTTGGACTTGGATTATATCAATTATGCTAGTTATGGCTCAGATGATGCTCCTCCATCTTCAATTAGTTCTTTTATTCGGGACAGCAAAAAACCTTTGCATGCGCAAATCTCTTTCGGCGACGATTCTTTGGGTGCTGGAGGTAAAGTGAACTTTTCTGTCACTTGCTATTTTGCAAAGCAGTTTGATTCACTTAGAAAAAAGTGCTGCCCTAACGAAGTTGATTATGTGCGATCCCTTACCCGTTGCCGGAGATGGAGTGCACAGGGAGGGAAAAGTAATGCATACTTTGCCAAGTCATTAGATGAAAGGTTTATTATAAAACAAGTGACAAAGACTGAATTGGAATCGTTTGAAGAGTTTGCACCTCAGTATTTCAAATACCTGATGGATGCAATGAACTCGGGTGGCCCAACTTGCCTTGCCAAAATTCTTGGTATTTATCAG GTCACTGTAAAATACCCAAAAGGTGGCAAGGAAACAAAGATAGATCTGATAGTAATGGAGAATCTCTTTTACAATAGAAACATAACCAGGGTGTATGATCTTAAAGGGTCAGAAAGATCTAGGTACAATGCAGATACAACTGGGACTAACAAAGTGATGCTAGACATGAATTTGTTAGAAACATTGAGAACAAATCCCATATTTCTCGGAAGTAAGGCTAAGCGAAAACTCGAGAGAGCTGTATGGAACGACACATCCTTTTTGGCG TCGGTTGCAGTTATGGATTACTCATTGTTGGTTGGGGTGGATGATGAGAAAAAGGAGCTGGTATTAGGGATAATTGATTTCATGAGACAATACACATGGGACAAGCATTTAGAGACATGGGTTAAAGCTTCTGGAATACTTGGGGGTCCTAAAAATGCTTCCCCCACAATTGTTTCACCAAAACAATACAAGAAAAGATTCCGGAAGGCCATGACTACATACTTTCTCACCTTACCTGATCAATGGTCTTGA